GATGGAAGAATTAATAAAAAAACTTAAAGAATTAGAAGAAAACATTGAACTTGGCGGAGGAGAAAAACAAATTGAAAAGCAACATAAAGCAGGAAAATTAACTGCAAGAGAAAGGATTGCTCTTCTATTTGACGAAGGAACTTTTGAAGAAATTGATAAATTTGTAAAACATAGAAACACTAACTTTGGACTTGATAAAAAAGAATTACCAGCAGATGGAGTAATTGTTGGAATTGGAAAAATTAATGGAAGACCTGTTGCAGCATTTTCTCAGGATTTCACAGTAATGGGTGGCTCTTTAGGAGAAATGCATGCAAAAAAAATCGTTAAAATAATGGATCTTGCAATGAAACTTGGCATACCAATTATAGGAATTAACGATTCAGGTGGCGCAAGAATACAAGAAGGCGTTGATGCCTTGTACGGTTATGGTGAAATATTCTTTAGAAATACCCTTGCTTCAGGTGTAATACCTCAAATTACAATTATTGCCGGTCCCTGCGCTGGAGGTGCAGTCTATTCACCAGCAATTACTGATTTTGTAATAATGGTTGACAAAACTGCTCAAATGTTCATCACAGGCCCAAATGTAATTAAAGCAGTTACAGGCGAAGAAATAAGTAAAGAAGATCTTGGAGGAGCTTTCATTCACAATTCAAAAAGTGGAAATGCACACTTTGTAGCACAAAGCGATGAAGATGCAATCAATATTGCAAAAAAATTACTTTCATATATTCCTCAAAATAACATGGAAGAACCGTTATTAACATCTTCTACACAAGATTTAGATATTGATGACTCAATACTCAATATTGTTTCACCAGATTCTAAAAAAGGATACGATGTTAAAAATGTAATTAAAAAAATTGTGGATAATGGCGAATTCTTAGAAGTTCACGAACATTTTGCAAAGAATATAGTAGTAGGTTTTGCAAGGATAAATGGTTATCCAGTAGGTATAATTGCAAATCAACCAAATGTATTTGCAGGTGTTCTTGACATTGATTCTTCAGACAAAGCTGCAAGATTTATAAGATTCTTAGATGCATTTAATATTCCTATTGTCACATTTGTAGACACTCCAGGATATCTTCCTGGCACAAAACAAGAACACGGTGGAATAATACGTCACGGAGCTAAATTACTTTATGCCTATAGTGAAGCAACTGTTCCAAAAATAACAATAATATTAAGGAAAGCCTTCGGTGGAGCATATATAGCAATGGGAAGTAAACACCTTGGTGCAGACTTTGTTGCAGCTTGGCCAACAGCCGAAATTGCAGTTATGGGACCTGAAGGTGCTGCAAATATTATTTTTAAACGCGACATCGAAATTTCTGAAAATCCTGAAGAAACCAGAAAACAAAAGATTGAAGAATATAAAAATGCATTTTCAAACCCATATGTGGCTGCTTCAAGAGGTTATATTGACGCAGTAATTGATCCAAGACAAACTAGAAGATTTATTGCTCAATCTCTAGAATACGGAAAAACAAAAGTTGAACCAAGGCCAAAGAAAAAGCATGGAAATATACCATTATGAGGTGAAATAAATGCAAATGTTTATAATTACCTTCATAGGTCTAGTAACGGTATTTTTAATATTTTTTATCCTATATTTCGTTTTCTTGCTTTTTGGATTTTTTTCAAAAAAAGCTTCCATGAAACTACCTAAAAAAATTCACTCTCAAGAAGTAACAAACGAAAAAAATATTCTACTTGAGAGTGAAGAAAGTGAAGAAGAAATCGCAGCTGTCATGGCTGCTATATACGCGTTAATGGGGAGTAATATAAGAATAATATCTGTATCAAAGAAAAACAGAAAAAGAGAATGGACCTTCTGGAAAAAAACTGGATGGAGAGGTGTAAAAGGATGGTCAGAAAGTTCAAGGTTAGAGTAAACGGAAAAGAATACACAGTAGAAGTTGAAGAATTAGGTGGCGCTCAATCGATACAGAGTGTTCCAACCCCTGAGCCAGTTGTCGAAAATGAAACAAAGTCAATACAAACTCAATCAACTGTTGAAGAAAAAACTGCTCCAAAACAAGAAGTAGCAAGCCCATCTTCTGGAGCAAAAATTGTTGCTCCAATGTCAGGAATAGTATTAAAAGTTTTAGTTTCAGCCGGGCAAAAAATTAATTCAGGTGATAAAGTAGCCATTTTAGAAGCTATGAAAATGGAAAATGAAATTATTTCTGAATTTTCAGGAACTGTTAAAAATGTATTGGTTAAAGAAGGAGACAACGTAGATACAGGTCAAGTATTAATTGAACTTGAATAGGGGGAGAAAAAATGGAAAAAAAGATAAGAGTATTAATTGCTAAACCAGGGCTTGATGGTCATGATAGAGGAGCTAAAGTTGTCTCAAAAGCTTTGAGAGATGCTGGTATGGAAGTAATATATACAGGTCTTAGACAAACTCCCGAACAAATAGTCAAAGCTGCAATCCAAGAAGATGTTGATGTTATAGGACTTTCAATACTTTCTGGGGCACATATGAGTATTTGCAAAAAAGTATTAGATCTTATGAAAGAAAATGATATAGAAAATATTCCTGTATTTGTCGGTGGAATAATTCCAGAAGATGATGCAAGAGAACTAAAAAAAATGGGAATAAAAGAGGTTTTTGGACCTGGAACACCTCTTTCAACAATTGTTGAAAAAATAAAAGGACTTTTTGCGGAGGTATAGAATTGAAAGAATTAATTGAAAAATTAAAACAAAAAGATCAAAAAGCACTGGCAAAACTTATAACGTATGTTGAAAACAATGAAGATACATCTTTTATAGAAGAATTGCCATCTTCAGGGTCAAAAATTATTGGAATTACTGGAAGTCCTGGCGCAGGAAAAAGCTCACTTGTCGATGCTATTATTACAAAGCTAAGAGAGACTGGTAAAACTGTAGGTATTATTGCAATCGACCCTTCCAGCCCTTTCACGGGCGGTGCATTCTTAGGTGATAGAATAAGAATGAAAAAGCATTTTCTGGACGATGGAGTTTTTATCAGAAGCATGGGTAGTGGTAATAGTCTTGGCGGGCTTAATGAGAGTATATTTGATGTAATAAAATTAATGGATGCATTTGGTTTTGATTATATACTTATAGAAACTGTTGGGGCAGGGCAAAGCGAAATTGACATTGTATTTGCATCGGATGTGGTAATATTGGTTTTATCTCCAGGAAATGGTGATGAAATTCAACTATTAAAGGCTGGTATAATGGAAATCGGTGATATTTATGTTATAAATAAAGCAGATTTAGATGGTGCAAATTCTCTAAAAGTACAATTGGAATATACATTATCATTTTCCAATGTTAAAAAACCTATCATAGAAACTATTGCAACTTCTGGAGTAGGAGTAGAAAAATTAGTTGAGAGTATAAACGATTGTTTTAATAATTTTTCAAAAAATGGAGAATTAAAAAAACGTCTAAATAGAAGGATAAAAAAACATGCTGAAACAATTGTTTTAAAGAAAGTCAAACATATTATCAATAGCAAAGAAACCAAGAGTGTATCATCATTAGTAGAAGAAACAATAAAAAGTTTGTGTAATATGGTATAATTGCTTAAAAACGGGGGATAGGGGGAGTTTCTATGAAAAAAGTTGCTCTTATTTTTTTGATTCTTTTATCTAGTGTATTTTTCTCAAATAGTCTTGAAGAAAATTTTATAAAAGCAAGGAATTTTCATGACATTGACCTAATAAAAGATGTTATATCAACTGCAAAAAAAGAACAAAATAATGTTATTTACGCAGAAGCCTTGATGGAATACGCTCTATGGGGAGATTCTGAAGATAAAGAAAAGTTGTATACTGAAGCACTTGAAGTGATTAAAAAAGAAATTGAAAAAGATCCAAATAACGGTAGAGCATATTATGTTGCAGGCGCTATAGTTGGAAGGTTGGCTCAGTATAAAGGAATCGTTCAAAGTCTTTTTATGTTAAATGATTTTGACAACTACATTGAAAAGGCTATTGAAATTCTTGATGATAACTTTTATAAAGGACTTGCATTAATTGCAATGGGAATGAGGTTTAGAGATGTTCCATGGCCTTTGAGAAGCTATAAAAAAGCAGAAAAATATTTGCTTGATGCCTTGGAAATTCTTCCAAATTACCCAAATATACATCTAGAACTTGGGAAGTTATACGAAAAAATGGGAAAGGTTGAAGAGGCAAAAAAAGAGTATGAAATAGTTATAAATTCAAATGCTCATCCACTGTTAAATGCTACACATGAAGAAGCAAAAGAAGAAGCAAGGCAACTTTTGCAAAATTTAAAGTGAGGTGCTTACGTGTTAAAAAAGATATCTATTCCAAAAGACGTATTTGTCGTTGAAGTGTTTGGGCAATACGATAATAGACTGAGATACTTGAAAAAGAAATTCGGACTTGAAATTAGTTTAAGAGGAAATGATATTTTCATTCGAGGTGATGACGAAAAGAAAATTGAAATTGTAGAAAGTATAATAAAAGAGATGATTAATATTACACGTGATGGTCATTTGTTAGATAAGCATGAATTTGAATACCTTGTTTCTGAAAAAGAAGAGGAAACTCAAGAAGAAGCTCTTTCAAATGTTGTTACAAAAACTATTGCTCGAGGCAGGGTAAAACCAAAAACAAAGGGGCAAAAGGCCTATATTGATGCGGTAGAAAAAAATGATATAGTATTTGTAATTGGACCTGCTGGGACTGGAAAGACGTACCTCGCCTCTGCACTTGCTGTAGATTATTTAAGAAGTGGAAAAGTTAGTAGAATAATATTAACACGTCCTGCAGTTGAAGCAGGGGAAAAGCTTGGTTTTTTACCAGGTGATCTTTCTGAAAAAGTTGATCCTTATCTAAGGCCACTATTTGATTCATTAATGGATATGTTGCCACTCGAAAAGTTTATATCTTATAGAGAAAAAAATATAATAGAAATCGCACCTCTTGCATATATGAGAGGCAGAACTTTAAATAATGCATTTATAATACTTGATGAAGCTCAGAATACAACTTATGAACAAATGAAAATGTTTCTAACAAGAATTGGCTTTAATTCAAAGGCGATTATAACGGGAGACATAACACAGATTGATATTAAAGAAAATTCAGGACTTGTAATGGCAGAAAAAATTCTTAAAGGAATTGAAGGTATTGGTTTTGTCTATCTTAGCGAAGCAGACGTTGTTAGACATCCTCTTGTAAAAAAAATAATAAAAGCTTATGAAGTTTATGAAAAAGGGGTAAAAGAGTGAAAAAAATACCGTTAAAAAACTTTGATGGTGTAATTGTTTCTTTTATTACTGTTGCTTTATTAAATTTTTTTGATTTTAATATTATAAAAGCAATTTACGAACTTATTTTTTTAATTATTATTTGGTATTTAGTAATAGAAAAAGTGTTTGAAGAAGTCTTTTATTTTAAATTACACAAAATATACAAAAATACTTTTTATTTCCTTTTTATTTTTGGAGTATTTATAACTTATATTTCAATTAAGCGCTTTGATTTAACACTTTCTCCTTTTCTAATATCTTCTTTGCTTCTAACGCTATTAACTTCTTATATAGTTGGGTTTTCAGCAGGAATACTGCAAAGTATTTTAATAGCTTTCCATATAAATGATTTTTATAGCGCTATATACATGATATCTCAAATATTATTAATGAACTATTTGATAAGGAATATAAACAGAAGAATAGAGATTGCTAAATCTGCCGTTTTCACCTCTTTGCTATCGTTTGCATTACTTCTTGATCAAATCCCTCTAAAACCTTTATATTTAAATATCTACGACATTTCCTATGGAGTTCTAAATCCTTTCATTTCAACTATAATAATACTTGGTACACTACCATATATAGAATATTTTACAAGAATATACTCGAATATCGGGCTTTCAGAACTTGCAAACATGAATCATCCACTTTTAAAAAGACTGTCTCTTCAAGCACCTGGAACATATTATCACAGTATTATGGTAGCAACCCTTGCTGAAGCAGCAGCAGAAAGGATTGGTGCTAATTCAACTTTTGCACGTGTTGCCTCATATTTTCATGACATAGGTAAAATGATAAGGCCTTATTTCTTTGTAGAAAATATTCCAGACAATCAAGAAAATCCTCATGATAGCATAAGTCCTTTCTTAAGTCATCTTATTCTAGAAGACCATGTTAAATCAGGTATAGAATTAGCAAGAAAATATAGACTTCCTCTAACGATAGAATTTATAATACCGCAGCATCACGGTACAAGAGTACAAAAATATTTTTATCATAAAGCAAAAGAACTTGAAGAAAATGTATCTGAAGATTCATTTAGATATCCTGGTCCAAAACCTCAATTCAAAGAAGCTGGAATAATAATGCTTGCCGATAGTGTTGAAGCTGCATTAAAGAGTTTAAATTCTTCAAATTATCAGAGAATAAAAGACTTGGTAGAAAATATTGTTTCATCTATTTACAACGAAAGGCAATTAGATGAATCTGGGTTAAATCTAAAAGAATTGGAATTGATAATAGATGAATTTATAAAAGTTATTGTAAACATAACAAAAGCAAGAATAGAGTATCCTAAAGAAGAGATAAAAAAGGTGGTGCAGGCAAATGGTGACAACAAACAAACAAATTGAAGAAGGATACTTAAAATATATGGATGAAATTCTAAAAACCGAGATTGGCAAAGATGTTAATGTAAATTTAGTCTTTATTGATAAAGGAGAAATTGAAAGATTAAACAACCAGTATAGAAATATAAATGCTCCAACGGATGTACTAACTTTTGTATACGGAGATGATGATTTATATGCAGAAATATTCGTATGTGAAGATGTTATAAAAGAAAATGCCGAGAAATTTTATAATACCTTTGAAAAGGAATTACTTACAGTTTTAATACACGCAGCATTGCATGTAGCAGGCTATGACCATGAATATGATACAACCAATGCAAAAGAAATGTTTCAAAAACAAGAAGAGTACTTAAAAAAATATGATGTGGATAACAATTAGAATTATTTTGCTAGGTTTTGAAAGAATATTTGGAAAAATCTTAACTAAAAATTCTTCCCCAATTATATCTGCATGGGGATTTTTCGGTTTTTCAACTTTAATGTTTTTGCCTTTTATAAACTATCTCAGTTTTGATATAATAAAAGTATCTTTAATAAGTGGAACGATCTATTCTTTTTCTTTTTTCTTATATATGTATGCACTATCAAAAGAAGATGTTTCAGTTGTTGCACCACTTTATAATATTAACGCTATATTTTTAATTTTCATTAGCTTTTTGTTTTTAAGTGAAAAAATTACCATACAAAAAATTGTTGGTAGCATTTTAATGATATACGGTGTTTCATATCTAAAAAAAGAAAAATCAATCTCAAGTTCATACAAAAATATATTAAAAAGTAAAGGCGCACTTGCTATGATTATTTCTTCCCTACTCATGGCCAT
This genomic stretch from Thermosipho africanus Ob7 harbors:
- a CDS encoding acyl-CoA carboxylase subunit beta; the protein is MEELIKKLKELEENIELGGGEKQIEKQHKAGKLTARERIALLFDEGTFEEIDKFVKHRNTNFGLDKKELPADGVIVGIGKINGRPVAAFSQDFTVMGGSLGEMHAKKIVKIMDLAMKLGIPIIGINDSGGARIQEGVDALYGYGEIFFRNTLASGVIPQITIIAGPCAGGAVYSPAITDFVIMVDKTAQMFITGPNVIKAVTGEEISKEDLGGAFIHNSKSGNAHFVAQSDEDAINIAKKLLSYIPQNNMEEPLLTSSTQDLDIDDSILNIVSPDSKKGYDVKNVIKKIVDNGEFLEVHEHFAKNIVVGFARINGYPVGIIANQPNVFAGVLDIDSSDKAARFIRFLDAFNIPIVTFVDTPGYLPGTKQEHGGIIRHGAKLLYAYSEATVPKITIILRKAFGGAYIAMGSKHLGADFVAAWPTAEIAVMGPEGAANIIFKRDIEISENPEETRKQKIEEYKNAFSNPYVAASRGYIDAVIDPRQTRRFIAQSLEYGKTKVEPRPKKKHGNIPL
- a CDS encoding HDIG domain-containing metalloprotein, giving the protein MKKIPLKNFDGVIVSFITVALLNFFDFNIIKAIYELIFLIIIWYLVIEKVFEEVFYFKLHKIYKNTFYFLFIFGVFITYISIKRFDLTLSPFLISSLLLTLLTSYIVGFSAGILQSILIAFHINDFYSAIYMISQILLMNYLIRNINRRIEIAKSAVFTSLLSFALLLDQIPLKPLYLNIYDISYGVLNPFISTIIILGTLPYIEYFTRIYSNIGLSELANMNHPLLKRLSLQAPGTYYHSIMVATLAEAAAERIGANSTFARVASYFHDIGKMIRPYFFVENIPDNQENPHDSISPFLSHLILEDHVKSGIELARKYRLPLTIEFIIPQHHGTRVQKYFYHKAKELEENVSEDSFRYPGPKPQFKEAGIIMLADSVEAALKSLNSSNYQRIKDLVENIVSSIYNERQLDESGLNLKELELIIDEFIKVIVNITKARIEYPKEEIKKVVQANGDNKQTN
- the ybeY gene encoding rRNA maturation RNase YbeY — translated: MVTTNKQIEEGYLKYMDEILKTEIGKDVNVNLVFIDKGEIERLNNQYRNINAPTDVLTFVYGDDDLYAEIFVCEDVIKENAEKFYNTFEKELLTVLIHAALHVAGYDHEYDTTNAKEMFQKQEEYLKKYDVDNN
- a CDS encoding tetratricopeptide repeat protein, yielding MKKVALIFLILLSSVFFSNSLEENFIKARNFHDIDLIKDVISTAKKEQNNVIYAEALMEYALWGDSEDKEKLYTEALEVIKKEIEKDPNNGRAYYVAGAIVGRLAQYKGIVQSLFMLNDFDNYIEKAIEILDDNFYKGLALIAMGMRFRDVPWPLRSYKKAEKYLLDALEILPNYPNIHLELGKLYEKMGKVEEAKKEYEIVINSNAHPLLNATHEEAKEEARQLLQNLK
- a CDS encoding cobalamin B12-binding domain-containing protein; amino-acid sequence: MEKKIRVLIAKPGLDGHDRGAKVVSKALRDAGMEVIYTGLRQTPEQIVKAAIQEDVDVIGLSILSGAHMSICKKVLDLMKENDIENIPVFVGGIIPEDDARELKKMGIKEVFGPGTPLSTIVEKIKGLFAEV
- a CDS encoding PhoH family protein, with amino-acid sequence MLKKISIPKDVFVVEVFGQYDNRLRYLKKKFGLEISLRGNDIFIRGDDEKKIEIVESIIKEMINITRDGHLLDKHEFEYLVSEKEEETQEEALSNVVTKTIARGRVKPKTKGQKAYIDAVEKNDIVFVIGPAGTGKTYLASALAVDYLRSGKVSRIILTRPAVEAGEKLGFLPGDLSEKVDPYLRPLFDSLMDMLPLEKFISYREKNIIEIAPLAYMRGRTLNNAFIILDEAQNTTYEQMKMFLTRIGFNSKAIITGDITQIDIKENSGLVMAEKILKGIEGIGFVYLSEADVVRHPLVKKIIKAYEVYEKGVKE
- the meaB gene encoding methylmalonyl Co-A mutase-associated GTPase MeaB, coding for MKELIEKLKQKDQKALAKLITYVENNEDTSFIEELPSSGSKIIGITGSPGAGKSSLVDAIITKLRETGKTVGIIAIDPSSPFTGGAFLGDRIRMKKHFLDDGVFIRSMGSGNSLGGLNESIFDVIKLMDAFGFDYILIETVGAGQSEIDIVFASDVVILVLSPGNGDEIQLLKAGIMEIGDIYVINKADLDGANSLKVQLEYTLSFSNVKKPIIETIATSGVGVEKLVESINDCFNNFSKNGELKKRLNRRIKKHAETIVLKKVKHIINSKETKSVSSLVEETIKSLCNMV
- a CDS encoding DMT family transporter, whose product is MMWITIRIILLGFERIFGKILTKNSSPIISAWGFFGFSTLMFLPFINYLSFDIIKVSLISGTIYSFSFFLYMYALSKEDVSVVAPLYNINAIFLIFISFLFLSEKITIQKIVGSILMIYGVSYLKKEKSISSSYKNILKSKGALAMIISSLLMAIGRVVDGFLTTSFNKLGYSLGVYLIITIYFFTVSLLSHKNVKVHIDYTKKNIIYLLLGGFCNAYAYFALLMAFKYMDVSIAEPVSMISALVSVLFSYIFFKEKIKVRIFGTILLISGAFVIYL
- a CDS encoding biotin/lipoyl-containing protein, yielding MVRKFKVRVNGKEYTVEVEELGGAQSIQSVPTPEPVVENETKSIQTQSTVEEKTAPKQEVASPSSGAKIVAPMSGIVLKVLVSAGQKINSGDKVAILEAMKMENEIISEFSGTVKNVLVKEGDNVDTGQVLIELE
- a CDS encoding OadG family protein, encoding MQMFIITFIGLVTVFLIFFILYFVFLLFGFFSKKASMKLPKKIHSQEVTNEKNILLESEESEEEIAAVMAAIYALMGSNIRIISVSKKNRKREWTFWKKTGWRGVKGWSESSRLE